The proteins below come from a single Miscanthus floridulus cultivar M001 chromosome 1, ASM1932011v1, whole genome shotgun sequence genomic window:
- the LOC136492538 gene encoding BOI-related E3 ubiquitin-protein ligase 1-like isoform X1 gives MAVQAHYHHHHHRESPFLVSSGGGGTPESSRLAAAMELHQAQKEAMAPQQAPPLFLDFSQGDCGGGRKRQREAESMSPQFFSLQQQPQAQAPKLINLAQLHKRPAMGLRLDFDEGSEHVSCTSSASASCLLSEELAVQRDQHKNEVDRLIQEHAERLRRALADTRRRHYRSLVGAAEAAAAQRIREKEAEVSEAARRGTDLEDRVARLRAEAAVWQAKALADQSTAAALHAQLQQAATAAQARGKAAEEEEDNAGAGAAADDAGSCFVDPDRVVEIAPPRPPAPARPCRTCRLRSASVVLLPCRHLCVCAECEPAAPFAAGAGAVAAACPMCRGAVTGTVQVFLS, from the exons ATGGCGGTGCAGGCGCattatcaccaccaccaccaccgcgagTCCCCTTTCCTCGTCAG cagcggcggcggcggcacgccgGAGAGCAGCCGGTTGGCGGCGGCGATGGAGCTTCATCAGGCGCAGAAGGAGGCGATGGCGCCGCAGCAGGCTCCGCCCCTCTTCTTGGACTTCTCGCAAGGAG ATTGCGGCGGCGGGAGGAAGCGGCAGCGCGAGGCGGAGTCCATGTCGCCGCAGTTCTTTTCGTTGCAGCAACAACCGCAGGCGCAGGCGCCCAAGTTAATCAACCTGGCGCAACTGCACAAGCGGCCGGCGATGGGCCTCCGGCTGGACTTCGACGAGGGCTCGGAGCACGTGTCGTGCACGTCCTCGGCCTCGGCGTCGTGCCTCCTCTCCGAAGAGCTCGCCGTGCAGCGCGATCAGCACAAGAACGAGGTGGACCGGCTGATCCAGGAACAT GCGGAGAGGCTCCGGCGCGCGCTGGCCGACACTCGGCGGCGGCACTACCGTTCGCTGGTcggcgcggcggaggcggcggctgcGCAGCGGATAAGGGAGAAGGAGGCGGAGGTCTCGGAGGCCGCGCGGCGCGGCACCGACCTGGAGGACCGGGTGGCTCGGCTGAGGGCGGAGGCGGCGGTGTGGCAGGCCAAGGCGCTCGCGGACCAGTCCACGGCCGCGGCCCTCCACGCGCAGCTGCAGCAGGCGGCGACCGCGGCGCAGGCGAGGGGCAAGGCCGCCGAGGAAGAGGAGGACAACGCGGGCGCCGGCGCCGCTGCGGACGACGCCGGGTCCTGCTTCGTCGACCCGGACAGGGTGGTGGAGATcgccccgccgcgcccgccgGCGCCGGCCAGGCCGTGCCGGACGTGCAGGCTGCGATCGGCCTCCGTCGTGCTGCTCCCGTGCCGCCACCTCTGCGTCTGCGCCGAGTGCGAGCCCGCCGCCCCCTTcgctgccggcgccggcgccgtcgcTGCTGCCTGCCCCATGTGCCGTGGCGCGGTCACCGGCACGGTGCAAGTGTTCCTCTCGTAG
- the LOC136492538 gene encoding BOI-related E3 ubiquitin-protein ligase 1-like isoform X2: MAVQAHYHHHHHRESPFLVSGGGGTPESSRLAAAMELHQAQKEAMAPQQAPPLFLDFSQGDCGGGRKRQREAESMSPQFFSLQQQPQAQAPKLINLAQLHKRPAMGLRLDFDEGSEHVSCTSSASASCLLSEELAVQRDQHKNEVDRLIQEHAERLRRALADTRRRHYRSLVGAAEAAAAQRIREKEAEVSEAARRGTDLEDRVARLRAEAAVWQAKALADQSTAAALHAQLQQAATAAQARGKAAEEEEDNAGAGAAADDAGSCFVDPDRVVEIAPPRPPAPARPCRTCRLRSASVVLLPCRHLCVCAECEPAAPFAAGAGAVAAACPMCRGAVTGTVQVFLS; the protein is encoded by the exons ATGGCGGTGCAGGCGCattatcaccaccaccaccaccgcgagTCCCCTTTCCTCGTCAG cggcggcggcggcacgccgGAGAGCAGCCGGTTGGCGGCGGCGATGGAGCTTCATCAGGCGCAGAAGGAGGCGATGGCGCCGCAGCAGGCTCCGCCCCTCTTCTTGGACTTCTCGCAAGGAG ATTGCGGCGGCGGGAGGAAGCGGCAGCGCGAGGCGGAGTCCATGTCGCCGCAGTTCTTTTCGTTGCAGCAACAACCGCAGGCGCAGGCGCCCAAGTTAATCAACCTGGCGCAACTGCACAAGCGGCCGGCGATGGGCCTCCGGCTGGACTTCGACGAGGGCTCGGAGCACGTGTCGTGCACGTCCTCGGCCTCGGCGTCGTGCCTCCTCTCCGAAGAGCTCGCCGTGCAGCGCGATCAGCACAAGAACGAGGTGGACCGGCTGATCCAGGAACAT GCGGAGAGGCTCCGGCGCGCGCTGGCCGACACTCGGCGGCGGCACTACCGTTCGCTGGTcggcgcggcggaggcggcggctgcGCAGCGGATAAGGGAGAAGGAGGCGGAGGTCTCGGAGGCCGCGCGGCGCGGCACCGACCTGGAGGACCGGGTGGCTCGGCTGAGGGCGGAGGCGGCGGTGTGGCAGGCCAAGGCGCTCGCGGACCAGTCCACGGCCGCGGCCCTCCACGCGCAGCTGCAGCAGGCGGCGACCGCGGCGCAGGCGAGGGGCAAGGCCGCCGAGGAAGAGGAGGACAACGCGGGCGCCGGCGCCGCTGCGGACGACGCCGGGTCCTGCTTCGTCGACCCGGACAGGGTGGTGGAGATcgccccgccgcgcccgccgGCGCCGGCCAGGCCGTGCCGGACGTGCAGGCTGCGATCGGCCTCCGTCGTGCTGCTCCCGTGCCGCCACCTCTGCGTCTGCGCCGAGTGCGAGCCCGCCGCCCCCTTcgctgccggcgccggcgccgtcgcTGCTGCCTGCCCCATGTGCCGTGGCGCGGTCACCGGCACGGTGCAAGTGTTCCTCTCGTAG